Sequence from the Maribellus comscasis genome:
AGCAGAATGTTTTTCATTTTGATCAATTTAGACAGCCTATAAACAGTATTTTGAAGTATTTAAATATTGGAAAAAAAAATGACGGAATCAAAAACAGAGTCAAAATTGTGTGTGAATGTTAATTTTTTGTATAAATATTATGATCGGGGGAACGCTTATTGGAAGTGGAAATAATTAAAACATTTGTTCAGAATTGAATTCTTTTTGTGTTTAAGAATATAATTAGGGAGTAGGGTTTTTTGAATTTGAATTGTAATATTTGCAGAAAAAGATTAAACCTTTTTTATAACACATTAGTCTAAAAAAAATCATTAGAAGTGTTCGTTGGCCTAAAGTAATTTAACTAATCTAATCAGAACCGGATTGAAACCAAAACACCGCTGTATATCATTTATTTTGTGGGCAATGTTAGCCTGTCTTATTTCTCTGGGAGGGTATGCTCAAAGTATTGATGAAATTCAAATTAGCGGTAATTTTCGAAATGTTCCGCTTTCTTTCTTTTTTGATACGCTTGAAGAACAATATGGTGTAAAAGTCTATTACAAAAGAGCCTGGGTTGATAAATATTCTGTAAATATTTCGTTTATTAATAATCCATTGTCGCGCGCCTTAAACAGCATTTTTGTGAGTCATGAGTTAACTTATGAAGTTTTTCAGGATAATTCCATTGTTGTTTTTCCACGAAGATTAGATACAAGATCCAATTTGGAAGGTGTTGACCAAACCTTGGTAATAGGAAATCCAATAAACAAAGGACGCTACAAAAGGGCTTTGATTACAGGGAAGGTAATCGATGGAAAAACAGGAGATCCGCTTCCCGGAGCGGTTATTTACAATTCCAAACTTGATAAAGGTGCAACAACGGGTAGCGGCGGATCATTTAAGCTTGAGCTGCCAACAGGAGAACATTATCTCAGTATTTCATTTATGGGATTTCAGGGCTACGAAAAACAAATCAATTTGATTGAGCCCGGAGAAGTTGAATTTGAGCTTTTTGAAGAATCGCACAGTATTGGAGAGGTTTTGGTTGTGGCTGATGAATTTAATACATCGCGTACTCAAATGAGTATGGTTCAGATGAGTGCAAAGGATATAAAAACGCTTCCTCTGTTAATGGGAGAGAGAGACGTGATGAAAAGTATTGTAATGCTCCCCGGTATCCAATCGGTGGGTGAACTTTCATCTGGATTCAATGTGCGTGGAGGCAATTCGGATCAGAACCTTATTTTGCTCGAAAATTCGCCGGTTTTTAATACTTCGCATCTGTTTGGTTTTATTTCGGCTATTAATCCTGATGTCGTTGAAGACATGAGGGTTTTTAAAGGCGGTTTGCCTGCACGTTTTGGTGAGCGTGTTTCGTCGATTATGGAAATTGAAATGAAAGACGGCAATGAAGATAAAGTAAAATTTTATGGCGGGCTGGGGGTTATAAACTCAAGGCTTACATTTGACGGACCAATAACCAAAGATAAAAAGCTTACCTTTATTGCAGCGGGCCGTATGTCATACACCGATTGGGTCTTAAAACAGGTGCCTGACGCTGATATCTCAAACAGTGTTACTAATTTTTATGATTTAAGTGGAAAACTTTCCTACAAATTTGATAAAAATAACTGGCTGAATATTGCCGGCTACTCAAGCAATGATGAGTTTAGTACGAGTTCACAATCCATAAATAACTACGGAAACACATTATTTAATCTTGAATCACACAATAAATACGGTGAAAAATTGAATGCCGAGCTAAATCTTTCTTTTAGCCAGTATAAATTTCGGTTGACTGATTTTGCCGATGGCAAAGATTTTGAAGCATATTATCTTGACAATCAAATACAATATGGTTCTGTAAAATATAATCTTATTTGGCACCCGCATCCACAACATAATATCCACACGGGATTTAACGGTGTATATTATGTAAATAGCCCGGGTGAAATTATCCCGATTGCAGAAAATACGGTAATAGGGCAGGATAAACTGGACAATGAAAATGCTTTTGAGGGCGCAATTTATATCAGCGACGAGTTTGATATTGTTCCGGGGCTAACCGCAAATGTTGGCTTCCGTTACAGCAGATTTGCTCTTTTGGGCGCCAAAACTGTTTTGCTTTATGATGACGAGAAAGCAAAAAGTGAGTCAACAGTTGTTGATTCTCTGGTTTTCGGTGATGGCGAAATAGTTAAAAGCTATGGGGGAATTGAACCGCGACTGGCATTAAACTGGGAGACAGACGGCGGATTTTCATACAAATTGAGCTACCAGAGAACGAGGCAATACATTAGTCAGATCAGTAACAATGCAGTAATTTCTCCGGCAGAGATTTGGAAAACAAGTGACTACCATCTTGAGCCTTTGATAAACGACCAGATTGCTTTGGGATTTCAGAAAGATAATGTTTTGAGGCAGTATACATTGTCAACAGAAGTGTATTACAAACAACTTCAGAATTTGATTGAATATAAAAACGGTGCCCAAATAGTTATGAATAAGCATTTGGAGACTGACCTGATACCTTCCGATGGCTATTCCTACGGTGTTGAATTGTCGCTCCGAAAGCCCGACGGAAGATTAACAGGCTGGTTGAATTATACCTACTCCAGAACAATGCGTAAAACCACCGGTGAGTTTGATGAGGAACAAATCAATTCTGGTAAATATTATCCTTCTATATATGATAAGCCACACGATTTGTCGGTTGTGGCAAATTATAATATAAGCAGGCGCTGGCGGGTTTCCGGCAATTTTGTGTTTATTTCAGGCCGTCCGGTTACTTTGCCTGAAGTTACCTACCAGTATGCCGGTGAAACGTTGGTATATTATTCTGACAGGAACAAGTACCGTATGCCACCCTATCACAGGTTTGATATTTCCATCACTTTTGATGAAAATCTGCGGAGGAAACGAATGTGGAAAGGAAGTTGGACGCTTTCTGTTTATAATTTATACGGAAGAAAAAATCCTTATTCGGTTTACTATCGCAAAACCATTGCCGATGGAGGGACCGACTACAAATCGTATTCCCTGTTCAAGCTGGCTGTAATTGGAGTGCCGATACCGTCGTTAACTTATAACTTTACTTTCTGACATGGTAAAAAAGTTAATATATAGTCTGATGCTCATTT
This genomic interval carries:
- a CDS encoding carboxypeptidase-like regulatory domain-containing protein, with amino-acid sequence MKPKHRCISFILWAMLACLISLGGYAQSIDEIQISGNFRNVPLSFFFDTLEEQYGVKVYYKRAWVDKYSVNISFINNPLSRALNSIFVSHELTYEVFQDNSIVVFPRRLDTRSNLEGVDQTLVIGNPINKGRYKRALITGKVIDGKTGDPLPGAVIYNSKLDKGATTGSGGSFKLELPTGEHYLSISFMGFQGYEKQINLIEPGEVEFELFEESHSIGEVLVVADEFNTSRTQMSMVQMSAKDIKTLPLLMGERDVMKSIVMLPGIQSVGELSSGFNVRGGNSDQNLILLENSPVFNTSHLFGFISAINPDVVEDMRVFKGGLPARFGERVSSIMEIEMKDGNEDKVKFYGGLGVINSRLTFDGPITKDKKLTFIAAGRMSYTDWVLKQVPDADISNSVTNFYDLSGKLSYKFDKNNWLNIAGYSSNDEFSTSSQSINNYGNTLFNLESHNKYGEKLNAELNLSFSQYKFRLTDFADGKDFEAYYLDNQIQYGSVKYNLIWHPHPQHNIHTGFNGVYYVNSPGEIIPIAENTVIGQDKLDNENAFEGAIYISDEFDIVPGLTANVGFRYSRFALLGAKTVLLYDDEKAKSESTVVDSLVFGDGEIVKSYGGIEPRLALNWETDGGFSYKLSYQRTRQYISQISNNAVISPAEIWKTSDYHLEPLINDQIALGFQKDNVLRQYTLSTEVYYKQLQNLIEYKNGAQIVMNKHLETDLIPSDGYSYGVELSLRKPDGRLTGWLNYTYSRTMRKTTGEFDEEQINSGKYYPSIYDKPHDLSVVANYNISRRWRVSGNFVFISGRPVTLPEVTYQYAGETLVYYSDRNKYRMPPYHRFDISITFDENLRRKRMWKGSWTLSVYNLYGRKNPYSVYYRKTIADGGTDYKSYSLFKLAVIGVPIPSLTYNFTF